A window of Roseiflexus castenholzii DSM 13941 genomic DNA:
ATCGGCGCGCCCGCGGGTCTCGGGCAGGTAGCGTGCAACCAGCGCATGCACTTCGTCGGCGATCATGTCGAGCACCCGCTCGCGCATATTCTCGCCTTCGAGGATTTTGCGTCGATCGGCGTAGATGACGGTGCGCTGCTTGTTCATCACATTGTCGAACTCGACCGTGTGCTTGCGAATATCGAAGTTGTACCCCTCAACGCGCGTTTGAGCGCTTTCGATGGTGCGGTTGATCAACCCGGCTTCAATCGGCAGGCTTTCATCGACACCAAACCGCTCCATCAAGCCCTTGACGCGATCCATCGGACCAAAGCGCCGCATCAGATCATCTTCGAGCGACAGGTAGAACCGTGACGAGCCAGGGTCTCCCTGGCGACCGGCGCGCCCGCGCAACTGATTGTCGATGCGTCGCGATTCGTGGCGTTCGGTGCCGATGATGTGCAACCCCCCCAACTCGCGCACCTCTTTGCCCTCGGCTTCCGTAATGTGCCGCGCTTCCTCTTGCGCCTCGCGGATCTGTTCTGGCGTCGCCTGCTCGATTTTGATGCCACGCCGGGCAAGGATTTCTTCGATCAGACCATCGGGGTTGCCGCCGAGCAGAATGTCGGTACCGCGCCCCGCCATGTTGGTGGCGATCGTCACGGCGCCTTTGCGCCCCGCCTGCGCCACGATGCGCGCTTCGCGCTCGTGGTACTTGGCGTTCAACACTTGATGTTTGATGCCACGGCGCTTCAGCATCTCGCTCAAGCGCTCCGACGTCTCAACCGAGGTGGTGCCGACGAGCACCGGGCGCCCTAGGGCGTGCATCTCCTCGATCTCTCGGATGACCGCCTCGAACTTTGCCTTTTCGGTGCGATAAATCTGGTCGTCATAGTCCTTGCGGATCATCGGGCGGTGCGTCGGAATGACGACAACGTCCAGATTGTAGATCTTGCCAAACTCCTCGCGCTCGGTGTAGGCCGTACCGGTCATACCGGCCAGCTTCTGGTACATGCGGAAGTAATTCTGGAAGGTGATCGTCGCCAGGGTGACATTTTCCTGGCGCATCTTCACTCCTTCCTTCGCCTCCACCGCCTGGTGCAGACCGTCGGACCAGCGGCGACCAATCATTTTGCGCCCCGTGAACTCATCGACGATGATTACTTCACCATTCTCGACGATATAATCCCGGTCGCGCTGGTAGATGAATTCCGCTCGCAGCGCATTGTCCAGGTAGTGGGTCAGGCGATAGTATTTCGGATCGTAGAGCGATTCGCCTTCGGGAATCTTCAGCAACCGCTCGACCCTCGCTACCCCCTGATCGGTCAACTGAACACTTTTCGAGCGCGGCTCGATCACAAAATCGCCCTCTGGATCTTCGATCATTTGTTTCTTGATCTGGTCGGGCGTGTAGGGGCTGGGTTTGAGATGACGCACCAGTGCGGCAAACTGACGGTATTCGTCGCCGCTTTCCTGCGCCGGACCCGAAATGATCAACGGCGTGCGCGCTTCGTCGATCAGAATGTTGTCCACTTCGTCCACAATGGCGTAGTGCAATTCACGCTGCACGAGTTGTGCGAGGTCCCACGCCATGTTGTCGCGCAGGTAGTCGAAGCCGAACTCATTGTTCGTTCCATAGGTGATATCCGCCAGATACGCCTCGCGCCGCGTGCAAGGGCGCCAGTGAACAAGGCGCTGATCGTCGGGGTTTGCCTTCGGATCGATATAGTCCGGGTCGTAGATCGCCGAGTATTCGTGCGAGATTGTGGCGACGCTCAACCCGAGCATGTGGTAGATTGGTCCCATCCAGCCCGCGCCAACCTTTGCCAGGTAGTCGTTGACCGTGACCAGATGGCACCCTTTGCCGGTCAGCGCATTCAGGTAGAGCGGCAGGGTCGCCACCAGCGTTTTTCCTTCGCCGGTTTTCATTTCGGCGATCTTGCCCTGGTGCAGTACGATGCCCCCCATCAACTGTACGTCGTAGTGACGCTGACCAATCGTGCGCCGGGCTGCCTCGCGCACCACAGCGAAGGCTTCGGGAAGCAAATCATCGAGCGTCTCGCCATCGGCGAGGCGCTGCTTGAATTCATCGGTTTTTGCGCGCAGTTCGGCGTCGGAAAGCGTCTGGATCGACGGTTCGAGGCTGTTGATCTGGCGCACAATCGGCTCGATCTGCTTGATCGCGCGATCAGGACCGAAGCCGAGTAGTTTCTCAAAGAATGCTTTCATGGAATCTCCTCCGCATGGTGCGGATGGGACAACGCGCTCGGTATTCTCGCTGTTTCCGCGTTATTGGACCGACGTGGCGCCATTGGGTGCATCGGGCGTGCAAAGGCGCAAAGTACCGTTCGCATTATAGCACACGCGGTTCTGTGCTGGCGGGAGTCCGGCATATCCATTGCACCGACGCGCGCTGCGTGCTATCATTCCAGGAGCAGCGTCGTGTGGCAGGGTTGCGCTCCGCACAAGAGGCGTGCAGACAGACGATCTGCATAGAATGCAGTCATGACCGCTCCTTCTTCGGCTGTTCCTCAGATACACACACGTGATCGCGCGCATACGCGGCTACGCCATGCTGTTGCGGCTGTCGCTCTGGCAACGTTGAGTCTCTTGCTGCTGCTCACGACGGAACCGCAGATTGGATTGACCTGGGATGAGCCGGCATACATTGTGGCAGCGCGCGCGTATGTCGGTTGGTTTGAACGTCTGGCGGTCGATCCCGGTGGCGCCTTGCAACCGGATGTTATCAGACGTTTCTGGGAGGCCAACCATGAACATCCACCGCTCGACAAAATCTGGTCGGGAATGGTATGGCAGTTTGCGCGCCACTTTCTCGACGACCTGCCGGCGCATCGATTGGGGAATATTCTTTTGACCGCCATTGCGGTCGGCGTGTTGTACGGGACAGTCACGAGTGGTTTTGGCGGTTGGGCGGGGGTGGCGGCGGTCGTGGCGCTGATCACGATGCCGCGTTTCTTCTTCCATGCGCATCTGGCGGCGCTCGATGTGCCGGCGGCGGTTGCGTTTTTTCTGGTGACGGCGCTCTTCTGGCATACGCGCCGGCGCCGCAGTGTCGCCTGGGATGTGGCGCTCGGCGTGGCGTGGGGTGCGGCGCTTGCAACAAAGATTAATGCGCTGTTTGTCCTTCCGCTGCTGCTGGTCTGGATACTGGCATTCGCCCGTCGCGGCTTTCTGATACGGCGCGTGATCGTTGCTGGGGGCATCGGTCTGCCAACGTTCATTGCGCTGTGGCCCTGGCTCTATCACGACACGCTCGCGCGATTGATCGCCTACATCCGCTTCATAACGGTCGATCACTGGAAGATCGCGCAGTGGTATTTTGGTGAAGCGTTGATGCCGCCGCCGTGGCATTTCCCGTTCGTCATGCTCGTTGCGGTCACGCCGCTGGGGATCACCTTTCTGGCGCTCGCCGGCGTCGGGCTCGGCATCGTTGCCATCCGTTCCGATTCGTCGATGCAACGCGAACAGGGTGCACAGATCGCGCTCTGGACGCTCGGCGCGCTCGTGCCGCTGCTGGCGCTGACGACCGGGCGAACGATGGTGTACGATAATGAGCGGTTGTTCATGCCAGCGTTTTTCTTCGTTGCTGCGTTGGCTGGCAGCGGTCTCGACGCAGTTGGGCGCTGGCTGCGTCGTTGGTTCGAGTGGCGCAAATGGCCGCACCTGGCGACGCCTGGCGTCGCGCTGGCAGGCGCGTTGCTGTTTCTGCCGCATCTGGTCATCGCAGCACAGATGTACCCGCACCTGCTTTCCTACTATTCCGAAGCCGTGGGAGGATTGCGCGGCGCCACGCGCATGGGGCTGGAAACAACCTACTGGTGTGAAACGTATGCTGTCGCGCTGCCATACATTAACGCGCGCGCTGCGCCTGGCGCTGTGGTGTGGGTAGAGGACTGGAGCCACGATGTGCTGCTGACATACCAGTTCTTGGGCCGCCTGCGCCCTGATGTGCGTGTTGCGCTTGCGCCCGGCGCCGGATCGCTCTTTAGCCGGTATGGGTTGGAAGGAACGCCGGCCGACATTGCTGATGCTGATTATGTTATCGTCACGTATCGGCAGACTGGTTTTGCGGCGCATGCCAAGATCGAACGCTGGATCGTCGGTCGCCAACCGGTGCTGCGCCTGGAACGTTTCGGCGTCCCGCTGATGGAACTGTATGAGCAAGAGCGCTGATCCTGATCGACCGGCGATTGCCGGCATCATCCTTGCTGCCGGAACATCGTCGCGCATGGGACGTCCCAAGCAACTTCTCGATTGGGGCGAGCGTCCGCTCGTGCGCGCGATTGCGGAAACCGCATGCACTGCTCGGCTCGATGAGGTGATCATCGTCACCAGAAGCGCAGACAGAGCAGTGACCGCAGCGCTTGCCGATCTTCCAGTGCGCATCGTGCCGAACCCACTCGCTGCTGCCGGTCAGAGCACATCGCTTCACGCCGGTATCGCCGCTCTATCGCCGAGCATCGCAGCCGCAGTCATCCTCCTCGGTGATCAACCATTCGTGACGGCAGCGATTATCGAGGCGTTAGTCAACGCCTGGTGCGATGATCGCGCACCGATCATCGCACCGGTGTTCGCTGGAACACGAGGCAACCCGGTTCTCTTTGATCGGTCGGTGTTCGCAGAGTTGCTCGCTATCGAGGGAGACCAGGGCGCGCGCGGCGTTATTGCCCGCAATCCAGCGCGCGTTCATTGTGTGCATTTTGATGATGACCGTCCGTTGCTCGACATCGATACGCCTGAAGCCTATGCTTATGCTCGTCTCGTGCTCGAATCCACTCGATGAGGGTGAGCCATGTTTCTGACCACTCTTCCCGTTGATCAGGCTGTCGGTCATATCCTGCGCCACAACGTGGCCGATGCCGCCGGGCGCAAGACGCTGCCAAAGGGTCGGCGCATCACCGACGACGACGTGGCGCGCCTCCGCGCCCTGGGGGTCGCAGCGGTGCGCGTGGCAGTGCTGGAACCCGGCGATGTTCATGAGGACGAAGCCGCACAACGCCTCGCCGATGCGGTCCGGCGTTCGGGCGTGGTTCCAACCGATGCGATGCACAGCCGTGTCAATCTGCTGGCAGAGGCGGATGGCGTGGTCGAAGTGGACATCGATGCATTGCAGGCGATCAACGAGATTGACGGTCTGACCATTGCCACACTGCCGAACCATGCCCTGGTGCGTGAGCGCAAGCGCGTGGCGACAATCAAGATCATCCCTTTTGCCCTGCCGGAAAGGTCGATCCAGCAGGCGGAGCGCATTGGCGCCGAGTCGGGGGGCGTTGTCGGCGTGCGACGATTGCTGCAACGGCGCGTCGGTGTGCTGCTGGTCGTTGGTCCTGAGGCGCGTGAGCGTATTACTCGCCTTGTTCTGCCGGCCATCGAGGGGCGGGTGACCGAACTCGGATCGACGATTGATATGGTGCGCTATGCCGCGCTGGATGAAGGCGAAGTGGCGGAAGGGATCGCCGCTCTGCGCGCGGCAGGCAGCGATCTTCTGATCATTGCCGGTGAAACCTCGATTATGGACCGCGACGACGTCACGCCGCAGGGGATTCGTATGGCCGGCGGGCGCATCGAACACTACGGCGCGCCGGTCGAACCTGGTAATCTGCTGTTGCTGGCGTACCTCGACGACGGAACGAAACAGGGTGTTCCTATCCTTGGCGCACCCGGCTGCGTTCGTTCACGCGCGACCAACATTGTTGATCTGCTGCTGCCGCGTTTGCTGGCAGGCGAACGAGTAACACGGCGGGCGATTATCGAATTGGGGCACGGCGGGCTACTGGGATGATGGGCGCAGTCCGAGCGCGCGCAGATGCGCATCAAGCCAAGCGGCATCATCGGGCGCAAGGTCGGGCGGCGGCGGCGGTTGGGTGTAATCAATCTCCAGGTCGTAGCGCGCGCGGCGGTATGCCTCGTGGATTGCCGCTCCCACATCCAGCGCCACCGGCGGGTCGGGCGCAAGGAGCGGCACCGGCGCCGGCTTGATCGGGTCACGCAGGGTCAGGGGCCAGACCTCGACATACGGACGGCGCTGCGCTCGGCTCAGCAAGATGAAGTACGGTGCGTCGGGCAGCGGACGCGCCAGGCGGGGGCGCTGCCCGGCGCGCAGCAGGTCGATTTCGAGCAGGTGAGCGGTGCTGGCAAAGAGGTCCTGCCGTTTCTTCTCGTAGGCGTCCGCGCCGTCGGGACCGGGGCGCTTATTGGCGGGGGAGAGGAGTTCGATGGCGGTCACCAGCGTCTGGTCGCGCACAGTGCGGATGTCAATCCGGGCATACTCCACCGGCACGTCCATCAGCGCCGGGAGGGTCAGGGGCGCTTCCGCGAGGCTCACGGCGGCGCTGCCGGAAGCCGCAGCGGAGTACTCACGTTCGACGACGGCTACATCGGGCACCCCCCGGCGCACCGGCGCAATCTCCAGGCTCTCGAAGAGCACATACGGCGTAATGACCGCTCGATAGCGCGGCGACAACTGCGCCTGCAACTGGTCACACATCAGTGTTATCAATCGATGATGCACATCGGGCCAGAGGCTCGGCGCTTCGAGGTACGGGTCCATTCCGGGGAACGGCGGTTCCATGGCACTCCTTTGGGTCGATTCAACAAGAGTGGCGCCGCATCTCAATCGGCGCCGGAGTGTGTCCAGATGCTGGTTTATGTGGAGATATGGTGCCGGTGACTGGGATCGAACCAGTGACCTAACGATTATGAGTCGTTCGCTCTAACCACTGAGCTACACCGGCAGAGCGCATGAAATGGTAGCACGCTGCGCAAAGGTTGTCAAGAAAGGATGCCGGCTTGCTAGGGCTTCTCAGTTCTTTAAGGAAAGAGAATAGAATAGGAGTCTCGTGCCG
This region includes:
- the secA gene encoding preprotein translocase subunit SecA, which gives rise to MKAFFEKLLGFGPDRAIKQIEPIVRQINSLEPSIQTLSDAELRAKTDEFKQRLADGETLDDLLPEAFAVVREAARRTIGQRHYDVQLMGGIVLHQGKIAEMKTGEGKTLVATLPLYLNALTGKGCHLVTVNDYLAKVGAGWMGPIYHMLGLSVATISHEYSAIYDPDYIDPKANPDDQRLVHWRPCTRREAYLADITYGTNNEFGFDYLRDNMAWDLAQLVQRELHYAIVDEVDNILIDEARTPLIISGPAQESGDEYRQFAALVRHLKPSPYTPDQIKKQMIEDPEGDFVIEPRSKSVQLTDQGVARVERLLKIPEGESLYDPKYYRLTHYLDNALRAEFIYQRDRDYIVENGEVIIVDEFTGRKMIGRRWSDGLHQAVEAKEGVKMRQENVTLATITFQNYFRMYQKLAGMTGTAYTEREEFGKIYNLDVVVIPTHRPMIRKDYDDQIYRTEKAKFEAVIREIEEMHALGRPVLVGTTSVETSERLSEMLKRRGIKHQVLNAKYHEREARIVAQAGRKGAVTIATNMAGRGTDILLGGNPDGLIEEILARRGIKIEQATPEQIREAQEEARHITEAEGKEVRELGGLHIIGTERHESRRIDNQLRGRAGRQGDPGSSRFYLSLEDDLMRRFGPMDRVKGLMERFGVDESLPIEAGLINRTIESAQTRVEGYNFDIRKHTVEFDNVMNKQRTVIYADRRKILEGENMRERVLDMIADEVHALVARYLPETRGRADDFEEWDLEGLVRAVRAIDPMLTEEKIAPEHLEHLSRQEIEDALMEAIEEDYTAREQAIGEERMRSFERRMMLGAIDRQWVDYLTGMEDLRQEIGLQAVAQRDPLVEYQRNAYAMFEELKANIQRDIVYQIIPASFQYEQYLRQVEAEQQRRLIAAQHAGTDDGNGKVLRTVRHSVQMPGRNDPCPCGSGKKFKACHLGREAELVALLQQRQQSAPVQNASAQPATKPSAAGQSANTPARPASKQPDAGPSAGSTVPRGRAVPPTANPQQRSKSQPQAQRGKGASARKK
- a CDS encoding glycosyltransferase family 39 protein, which encodes MTAPSSAVPQIHTRDRAHTRLRHAVAAVALATLSLLLLLTTEPQIGLTWDEPAYIVAARAYVGWFERLAVDPGGALQPDVIRRFWEANHEHPPLDKIWSGMVWQFARHFLDDLPAHRLGNILLTAIAVGVLYGTVTSGFGGWAGVAAVVALITMPRFFFHAHLAALDVPAAVAFFLVTALFWHTRRRRSVAWDVALGVAWGAALATKINALFVLPLLLVWILAFARRGFLIRRVIVAGGIGLPTFIALWPWLYHDTLARLIAYIRFITVDHWKIAQWYFGEALMPPPWHFPFVMLVAVTPLGITFLALAGVGLGIVAIRSDSSMQREQGAQIALWTLGALVPLLALTTGRTMVYDNERLFMPAFFFVAALAGSGLDAVGRWLRRWFEWRKWPHLATPGVALAGALLFLPHLVIAAQMYPHLLSYYSEAVGGLRGATRMGLETTYWCETYAVALPYINARAAPGAVVWVEDWSHDVLLTYQFLGRLRPDVRVALAPGAGSLFSRYGLEGTPADIADADYVIVTYRQTGFAAHAKIERWIVGRQPVLRLERFGVPLMELYEQER
- a CDS encoding nucleotidyltransferase family protein; amino-acid sequence: MSKSADPDRPAIAGIILAAGTSSRMGRPKQLLDWGERPLVRAIAETACTARLDEVIIVTRSADRAVTAALADLPVRIVPNPLAAAGQSTSLHAGIAALSPSIAAAVILLGDQPFVTAAIIEALVNAWCDDRAPIIAPVFAGTRGNPVLFDRSVFAELLAIEGDQGARGVIARNPARVHCVHFDDDRPLLDIDTPEAYAYARLVLESTR
- a CDS encoding molybdopterin-binding protein, whose amino-acid sequence is MFLTTLPVDQAVGHILRHNVADAAGRKTLPKGRRITDDDVARLRALGVAAVRVAVLEPGDVHEDEAAQRLADAVRRSGVVPTDAMHSRVNLLAEADGVVEVDIDALQAINEIDGLTIATLPNHALVRERKRVATIKIIPFALPERSIQQAERIGAESGGVVGVRRLLQRRVGVLLVVGPEARERITRLVLPAIEGRVTELGSTIDMVRYAALDEGEVAEGIAALRAAGSDLLIIAGETSIMDRDDVTPQGIRMAGGRIEHYGAPVEPGNLLLLAYLDDGTKQGVPILGAPGCVRSRATNIVDLLLPRLLAGERVTRRAIIELGHGGLLG
- a CDS encoding DUF4058 family protein: MEPPFPGMDPYLEAPSLWPDVHHRLITLMCDQLQAQLSPRYRAVITPYVLFESLEIAPVRRGVPDVAVVEREYSAAASGSAAVSLAEAPLTLPALMDVPVEYARIDIRTVRDQTLVTAIELLSPANKRPGPDGADAYEKKRQDLFASTAHLLEIDLLRAGQRPRLARPLPDAPYFILLSRAQRRPYVEVWPLTLRDPIKPAPVPLLAPDPPVALDVGAAIHEAYRRARYDLEIDYTQPPPPPDLAPDDAAWLDAHLRALGLRPSSQ